The following are encoded together in the Tribolium castaneum strain GA2 chromosome 3, icTriCast1.1, whole genome shotgun sequence genome:
- the Smox gene encoding mothers against decapentaplegic homolog 3, translating to MVMSGMLPSFTPPVVKRLLGWKKGTDADDRWCEKAVKSLVKKLKKSGALEELERAISSQNHNTKCVTIPRVRPAAELGNVQQQRKGLPHVIYCRLWRWPELQSHHELRPLENCEYAYNLKKEEVCVNPYHYTRIESPALPAILVPRHPLSDENNLFPHSLEDLSTSVPENTSFPHNPNSLGLHMQHSGGYMDAVGICPNGAPANMESPHNAAPPTETPPPGYMSEDGDPIDPNDNMSMSRITPSPPVDAQPVLYCEPAFWCSISYYELNTRVGETFHASQPSITVDGFTDPSNSERFCLGLLSNVNRNTVVEQTRRHIGKGVRLYYIGGEVFAECLSDSSIFVQSPNCNQRYGWHPATVCKIPPGCNLKIFNNQEFAALLSQSVSQGFEAVYQLTRMCTIRMSFVKGWGAEYRRQTVTSTPCWIELHLNGPLQWLDRVLTQMGSPRLPCSSMS from the exons ATGGTGATGAGTGGGATGCTCCCGTCGTTCACGCCGCCCGTCGTAAAGCGATTACTGGGATGGAAAAAAGGCACTGACGCCGATGACAGATGGTGTGAGAAGGCCGTCAAGAGTTTAGtcaagaaactgaaaaaatcggGCGCTTTGGAGGAGCTAGAACGAGCGATTTCGTCACAGAATCATAATACGAAATGCGTCACAATTCCTAG AGTTCGGCCGGCTGCTGAATTAGGCAACGTCCAGCAACAGAGGAAGGGTTTGCCCCACGTTATTTACTGCCGGCTGTGGAGATGGCCTGAGCTGCAATCGCACCATGAACTCAGACCTCTCGAAAACTGCGAATACGcgtacaatttaaaaaaggaGGAAGTCTGTGTCAATCCATACCACTATACTAGAATTGAAAGCCCAg CCCTCCCAGCCATTTTAGTCCCCCGCCATCCACTCAGCGACGAAAACAACTTGTTTCCGCATTCGCTGGAAGACCTCAGCACGTCTGTGCCCGAAAACACGTCATTTCCTCACAATCCAAATAGTCTAGG TTTGCATATGCAACATTCTGGGGGTTACATGGATGCGGTTGGTATTTGCCCGAATGGCGCTCCTGCAAATATGGAATCTCCCCACAATGCTGCCCCACCTACTGAAACTCCTCCACCTGGTTATATGTCCGAAGATGGTGATCCGATTGATCCTAACGATAACATGAGCATGTCCAGGATAACGCCTAGTCCTCCCGTGGACGCGCAGCCTGTACTTTACTGTGAACCCGCTTTTTGGTGCAGTATCAGCTACTACGAGCTGAACACACGAGTAGGGGAAACGTTTCACGCTAGCCAACCTTCAATCACAGTGGATGGGTTCACAGATCCGAGCAATTCGGAAAG ATTTTGTCTGGGGCTGTTATCTAACGTAAATCGGAACACCGTCGTCGAGCAAACCCGGCGGCACATAGGAAAGGGTGTAAGACTTTATTATATAG GTGGCGAAGTTTTTGCTGAATGTTTGAGCGACTCGAGTATTTTTGTGCAGTCACCAAATTGTAATCAACGGTATGGGTGGCATCCAGCCACCGTGTGTAAAATTCCACCAGGatgcaatttaaaaattttcaacaaccAAGAATTCGCAGCTCTTTTGTCACAGTCCGTGAGCCAGGGTTTTGAAGCTGTTTATCAATTGACCAGGATGTGTACGATAAGGATGTCGTTTGTTAAGGGTTGGGGGGCGGAGTATAG GCGACAAACAGTGACGTCAACACCGTGTTGGATTGAGCTTCACTTGAATGGACCTCTTCAGTGGTTAGATCGTGTACTAACCCAAATGGGCTCACCTCGGTTACCATGCAGTTCAATGTCGTAA
- the HINT1 gene encoding adenosine 5'-monophosphoramidase HINT1, producing MANEVQLAQTALPEGDTIFGKILRKEIPCNFIYEDNLCVAFDDINPQAPVHFLVIPRKPIPQLSKAEDNDGPLLGHLLIVARKIAQKRNLKNGFRIVINDGPIGAQSVYHIHVHVLSGRQLQWPPG from the exons ATGGCGAATGAAGTGCAGTTGGCCCAAACGGCTTTGCCGGAGGGAGAtacaatttttgggaaaatatTACGTAAAGAAATCCCttgcaattttatttacgAAGACAACTTG TGCGTTGCATTTGACGACATAAACCCGCAAGCCCCCGTCCATTTCTTGGTGATTCCGCGCAAGCCTATCCCTCAGCTGTCCAAGGCTGAAGACAACGATGGACCTCTTCTAGGACACTTGCTAATCGTCGCTCGGAAAATCGCCCAAAAAcggaatttgaaaaatggttttCGTATTGTGATCAATGACGGCCCAATTGGGGCCCAGTCTGTGTATCATATTCACGTGCACGTTTTGTCCGGCAGACAGCTCCAATGGCCCCCTGGCTAA
- the dUTPase gene encoding deoxyuridine 5'-triphosphate nucleotidohydrolase, protein MPVAVRQMLRIGAKEVLAGRIRAFFVKPSRAFVHSTTPQESEEKKMPTSSLVLKYTKVVPEAYPPTKGSVKAAGYDLKSAFDCVVPARGKALVDTGIKIQLPEGCYGRIAPRSGLAVKNFIDVGAGVVDEDYRGVLKVVLFNHSDTAFEVKSGDRIAQLICERIYYPDIEEVQELSETARGEGGFGSTGTN, encoded by the exons ATGCCGGTAGCTGTGCGCCAGATGCTAAGAATTGGCGCCAAAGAAGTGCTAGCGGGCCGAATTCGCGCCTTTTTCGTCAAACCGTCTCGTGCTTTCGTCCACTCAACAACCCCTCAAGAATCCGAAGAAAAGAAAATGCCTACATCTAGTCTTGTCTTGAAATACACCAAAGTGGTCCCCGAGGCCTACCCTCCGACCAAAGGTTCAGTTAAAGCCGCCGGTTATGATCTGAAGAGTGCTTTCGACTGCGTGGTCCCAGCCCGAGGTAAGGCCCTCGTGGACACCGGCATCAAAATCCAGCTCCCGGAAGGGTGCTACGGACGGATCGCCCCTAGGTCGGGTCTAGCAGTCAAGAATTTCATCGATGTTGGCG CCGGGGTCGTGGATGAGGACTACAGGGGGGTCCTCAAGGTGGTCCTATTCAACCATTCAGATACTGCCTTTGAAGTCAAGAGTGGCGACCGCATTGCACAGCTAATTTGTGAGCGGATCTATTACCCCGATATCGAGGAAGTTCAA GAACTCAGTGAAACGGCCCGTGGAGAAGGCGGATTTGGCTCTACCGGTaccaattaa
- the Mlc-c gene encoding myosin-2 essential light chain isoform X2, producing MANYTEDQMAEFQEAFQLFDNRGDGKIHVSQIGDALRALGQNPTESDVKKYTHQHKPDERVSFEVFLPIYQQISKSRSADTADDFIEGLRHFDKDGNGYISSAELRHLLTTLGEKLTDDEVEQLLQGQEDSQGNVNYEEFVKLIMSG from the exons ATG GCAAACTACACAGAGGACCAGATGGCCG AGTTCCAAGAGGCCTTCCAACTGTTCGACAACAGGGGCGATGGCAAAATCCACGTGTCGCAAATCGGGGACGCGCTAAGGGCCTTGGGGCAAAACCCCACAGAGTCCGACGTGAAAAAATACACCCATCAACATAAGCCCGACGAGAGGGTTTCTTTCGAAGTTTTCTTGCCCATCTACCAACAGATTTCTAAGTCAAGGAGCGCCGACACGGCTGATGATTTTATTGAGGGGCTTCGCCACTTCGATAAGGACGGAAATGGGTACATTAGTTCAGCGGAGTTGCGACACCTGCTTACCACCCTTGGGGAGAAACTGACTGATGACGAGGTTGAGCAGCTGCTGCAAGGGCAAGAGGATTCACAGGGAAATGTTAACTATGAAGAGTTTGTTAAGTTGATTATGTCCGGATAA
- the Mlc-c gene encoding myosin-2 essential light chain isoform X1, giving the protein MYLYEPPSKLTLTSVEEFQEAFQLFDNRGDGKIHVSQIGDALRALGQNPTESDVKKYTHQHKPDERVSFEVFLPIYQQISKSRSADTADDFIEGLRHFDKDGNGYISSAELRHLLTTLGEKLTDDEVEQLLQGQEDSQGNVNYEEFVKLIMSG; this is encoded by the exons ATGTACCTTTACGAACCCCCCAGTAAACTAACCCTAACTTCAGTCGAAG AGTTCCAAGAGGCCTTCCAACTGTTCGACAACAGGGGCGATGGCAAAATCCACGTGTCGCAAATCGGGGACGCGCTAAGGGCCTTGGGGCAAAACCCCACAGAGTCCGACGTGAAAAAATACACCCATCAACATAAGCCCGACGAGAGGGTTTCTTTCGAAGTTTTCTTGCCCATCTACCAACAGATTTCTAAGTCAAGGAGCGCCGACACGGCTGATGATTTTATTGAGGGGCTTCGCCACTTCGATAAGGACGGAAATGGGTACATTAGTTCAGCGGAGTTGCGACACCTGCTTACCACCCTTGGGGAGAAACTGACTGATGACGAGGTTGAGCAGCTGCTGCAAGGGCAAGAGGATTCACAGGGAAATGTTAACTATGAAGAGTTTGTTAAGTTGATTATGTCCGGATAA